From a region of the Hemibagrus wyckioides isolate EC202008001 linkage group LG14, SWU_Hwy_1.0, whole genome shotgun sequence genome:
- the si:dkey-29p10.4 gene encoding tripartite motif-containing protein 14 isoform X1, whose protein sequence is MGSSLDKPADRQPLCPLCHCECWDLITLECGHGFCRKCVKELWSGASVGPYYCLECDHEIRKLPDIGETDGASTSTGTRTSWSLGKRLSEHYSPKNLLGKRKFSSSSSRQNSGGYRRGTGSSENHVVIIDDSEETPAKKKATTETPSVERQRTSPVRDTASTKTTKQGSVASTSKSCTENGQQERKFGEASCSGIQEPPLPANAESKQSLQKFRSSSNSNEEHTRSQNKKASESSSNSNESSERPSTGSSITCHYCSGHEQRTAVKTCLVCGASMCSDHLRVHLESPVFQSHPLVPAVDDVSQWRCQEHQEMNRIYCRPCGVCVCTVCTVIGSHKDHACISIKEAEKELRSTLKSEMKKLQTKEAAILNQVKKLTEKKCSVQKSLEGVRAAVAQQYQAMGEALKIEEQQALQCVSQEENRVLRSIQAQLDMLNPSLTTIQHTFHPLSNLSDAQGTSRVQDQAFIMEYKKITESLNGLANPVENLDSVEEVNQGRMDCLQDWAEKRLDLVVISMPHRDPFRLLYGFSPTLDRDTAHPKLLLSAEDRCVEYSEVQQDYPDLEARFNIFPQVLGTTALSQGRHYWEVEVPVDEGRWKVGVCDEHIGRKSQKDASRLGFYPNSWCLVYEKGKVEALHDKATSPVCATGLQKVGVLLDFEEGSLSFFSVGEDGALTLLYSFQHEFSEPLFPALAVSKTKLTICNLYARSTSD, encoded by the exons ATGGGGTCTTCGCTTGACAAACCGGCTGATCGCCAACCACTTTGCCCGTTATGTCACTGCGAGTGCTGGGATCTGATCACACTGGAGTGCGGCCACGGATTTTGTAGGAAATGTGTTAAAGAGCTGTGGAGTGGCGCATCCGTGGGCCCTTACTACTGCCTGGAATGCGACCATGAAATCAGGAAGCTGCCAGACATCGGAGAGACAGACGGGGCGTCAACATCTACAGGCACACGCACAA GCTGGAGCCTTGGAAAGCGCCTCTCTGAGCACTACTCGCCCAAAAATTTGTTAGGAAAAAGGAAGTTTAGTTCCTCATCCTCCAGACAGAACAGCGGAGGATACAGACGAGGCACAGGTTCATCTGAGAACCATGTAGTTATCATCGATGACTCTGAAGAGACACCGGCAAAAAAGAAAGCAACCACAGAAACACCTTCAGTGGAAAGACAAAGAACATCTCCTGTGCGGGACACTGCTTCAACTAAAACTACAAAACAAGGATCCGTAGCTTCAACTAGTAAATCATGTACAGAGAATGGGCAACAAGAGAGAAAGTTTGGCGAGGCATCCTGTAGTGGAATACAAGAGCCACCACTACCAGCCAACGCAGAGTCCAAGCAGTCCCTACAAAAATTCAGAAGCTCATCCAACAGCAATGAGGAACACACAAGAAGTCAAAATAAGAAGGCTTCGGAATCTTCCAGCAATTCTAATGAATCCAGTGAAAGGCCTTCAACTGGCAGCTCCATAACCTGCCACTACTGCTCCGGCCATGAGCAGAGGACGGCTGTGAAGACCTGCCTGGTGTGCGGTGCCTCCATGTGCTCAGATCACCTGCGGGTTCATCTGGAGTCACCCGTGTTCCAGAGCCACCCACTTGTGCCTGCCGTGGACGACGTGTCACAGTGGAGATGCCAAGAGCACCAGGAGATGAACCGCATCTACTGCCGTccttgtggggtgtgtgtgtgcaccgtTTGCACTGTAATTGGCTCGCACAAGGATCATGCCTGCATCAGCATCAAAGAGGCTGAAAAAGAACTCAGA TCCACTCTTAAAAGTGAGATGAAAAAGTTACAGACAAAGGAAGCAGCCATCTTAAACCAAGTGAAGAAGCTCACAGAGAAGAAATGCAGTGTTCAG aagTCACTGGAGGGTGTGCGTGCAGCAGTAGCACAGCAGTATCAGGCCATGGGAGAAGCTCTGAAGATCGAGGAACAGCAggctctgcagtgtgtgtcccAGGAAGAGAACAGAGTGCTAAGGAGCATCCAGGCTCAACTTGACATGCTTAATCCATCCCTTACAACTATTCAGCACACTTTCCATCCACTGTCTAACTTATCAGACGCACAAGGAACATCACGGGTTCAGGACCAGGCCTTCATCATG gaatacaaaaaaataaccgAGTC TTTGAATGGCTTGGCCAACCCTGTGGAGAATCTGGACTCAGTTGAGGAAGTAAACCAGGGCAGGATGGACTGCCTGCAGGACTGGGCAGAGAAGAGATTGGACCTTGTGGTCATTTCCATGCCTCACAGAGACCCTTTTAGActgttgt ACGGCTTCAGTCCAACCCTGGACCGTGACACGGCTCACCCGAAGCTGCTGCTCTCTGCTGAAGACAGGTGTGTGGAGTACAGTGAGGTGCAGCAGGACTACCCTGATCTAGAGGCTCGCTTCAACATCTTTCCCCAGGTGCTGGGTACAACTGCATTATCCCAGGGCCGTCACTATTGGGAGGTGGAGGTACCTGTAGACGAGGGTCGTTGGAAGGTGGGTGTTTGTGATGAGCACATAGGCAGGAAGAGCCAGAAGGATGCCTCCCGTCTTGGCTTCTACCCAAATTCCTGGTGCCTGGTTTATGAGAAAGGCAAGGTGGAAGCACTGCACGATAAAGCAACCTCACCTGTGTGTGCCACTGGACTGCAGAAGGTGGGGGTACTTTTAGATTTTGAAGAGGGTAGCTTGTCTTTCTTCAGTGTGGGTGAAGACGGTGCTCTTACTTTACTGTACAGCTTCCAGCATGAGTTCTCTGAGCCGCTCTTCCCTGCTCTGGCTGTGTCCAAAACAAAGCTCACTATCTGTAACCTGTATGCTCGATCCACCTCAGACTGA
- the si:dkey-29p10.4 gene encoding tripartite motif-containing protein 14 isoform X2 yields MGSSLDKPADRQPLCPLCHCECWDLITLECGHGFCRKCVKELWSGASVGPYYCLECDHEIRKLPDIGETDGASTSTGTRTSWSLGKRLSEHYSPKNLLGKRKFSSSSSRQNSGGYRRGTGSSENHVVIIDDSEETPAKKKATTETPSVERQRTSPVRDTASTKTTKQGSVASTSKSCTENGQQERKFGEASCSGIQEPPLPANAESKQSLQKFRSSSNSNEEHTRSQNKKASESSSNSNESSERPSTGSSITCHYCSGHEQRTAVKTCLVCGASMCSDHLRVHLESPVFQSHPLVPAVDDVSQWRCQEHQEMNRIYCRPCGVCVCTVCTVIGSHKDHACISIKEAEKELRSTLKSEMKKLQTKEAAILNQVKKLTEKKCSVQSLEGVRAAVAQQYQAMGEALKIEEQQALQCVSQEENRVLRSIQAQLDMLNPSLTTIQHTFHPLSNLSDAQGTSRVQDQAFIMEYKKITESLNGLANPVENLDSVEEVNQGRMDCLQDWAEKRLDLVVISMPHRDPFRLLYGFSPTLDRDTAHPKLLLSAEDRCVEYSEVQQDYPDLEARFNIFPQVLGTTALSQGRHYWEVEVPVDEGRWKVGVCDEHIGRKSQKDASRLGFYPNSWCLVYEKGKVEALHDKATSPVCATGLQKVGVLLDFEEGSLSFFSVGEDGALTLLYSFQHEFSEPLFPALAVSKTKLTICNLYARSTSD; encoded by the exons ATGGGGTCTTCGCTTGACAAACCGGCTGATCGCCAACCACTTTGCCCGTTATGTCACTGCGAGTGCTGGGATCTGATCACACTGGAGTGCGGCCACGGATTTTGTAGGAAATGTGTTAAAGAGCTGTGGAGTGGCGCATCCGTGGGCCCTTACTACTGCCTGGAATGCGACCATGAAATCAGGAAGCTGCCAGACATCGGAGAGACAGACGGGGCGTCAACATCTACAGGCACACGCACAA GCTGGAGCCTTGGAAAGCGCCTCTCTGAGCACTACTCGCCCAAAAATTTGTTAGGAAAAAGGAAGTTTAGTTCCTCATCCTCCAGACAGAACAGCGGAGGATACAGACGAGGCACAGGTTCATCTGAGAACCATGTAGTTATCATCGATGACTCTGAAGAGACACCGGCAAAAAAGAAAGCAACCACAGAAACACCTTCAGTGGAAAGACAAAGAACATCTCCTGTGCGGGACACTGCTTCAACTAAAACTACAAAACAAGGATCCGTAGCTTCAACTAGTAAATCATGTACAGAGAATGGGCAACAAGAGAGAAAGTTTGGCGAGGCATCCTGTAGTGGAATACAAGAGCCACCACTACCAGCCAACGCAGAGTCCAAGCAGTCCCTACAAAAATTCAGAAGCTCATCCAACAGCAATGAGGAACACACAAGAAGTCAAAATAAGAAGGCTTCGGAATCTTCCAGCAATTCTAATGAATCCAGTGAAAGGCCTTCAACTGGCAGCTCCATAACCTGCCACTACTGCTCCGGCCATGAGCAGAGGACGGCTGTGAAGACCTGCCTGGTGTGCGGTGCCTCCATGTGCTCAGATCACCTGCGGGTTCATCTGGAGTCACCCGTGTTCCAGAGCCACCCACTTGTGCCTGCCGTGGACGACGTGTCACAGTGGAGATGCCAAGAGCACCAGGAGATGAACCGCATCTACTGCCGTccttgtggggtgtgtgtgtgcaccgtTTGCACTGTAATTGGCTCGCACAAGGATCATGCCTGCATCAGCATCAAAGAGGCTGAAAAAGAACTCAGA TCCACTCTTAAAAGTGAGATGAAAAAGTTACAGACAAAGGAAGCAGCCATCTTAAACCAAGTGAAGAAGCTCACAGAGAAGAAATGCAGTGTTCAG TCACTGGAGGGTGTGCGTGCAGCAGTAGCACAGCAGTATCAGGCCATGGGAGAAGCTCTGAAGATCGAGGAACAGCAggctctgcagtgtgtgtcccAGGAAGAGAACAGAGTGCTAAGGAGCATCCAGGCTCAACTTGACATGCTTAATCCATCCCTTACAACTATTCAGCACACTTTCCATCCACTGTCTAACTTATCAGACGCACAAGGAACATCACGGGTTCAGGACCAGGCCTTCATCATG gaatacaaaaaaataaccgAGTC TTTGAATGGCTTGGCCAACCCTGTGGAGAATCTGGACTCAGTTGAGGAAGTAAACCAGGGCAGGATGGACTGCCTGCAGGACTGGGCAGAGAAGAGATTGGACCTTGTGGTCATTTCCATGCCTCACAGAGACCCTTTTAGActgttgt ACGGCTTCAGTCCAACCCTGGACCGTGACACGGCTCACCCGAAGCTGCTGCTCTCTGCTGAAGACAGGTGTGTGGAGTACAGTGAGGTGCAGCAGGACTACCCTGATCTAGAGGCTCGCTTCAACATCTTTCCCCAGGTGCTGGGTACAACTGCATTATCCCAGGGCCGTCACTATTGGGAGGTGGAGGTACCTGTAGACGAGGGTCGTTGGAAGGTGGGTGTTTGTGATGAGCACATAGGCAGGAAGAGCCAGAAGGATGCCTCCCGTCTTGGCTTCTACCCAAATTCCTGGTGCCTGGTTTATGAGAAAGGCAAGGTGGAAGCACTGCACGATAAAGCAACCTCACCTGTGTGTGCCACTGGACTGCAGAAGGTGGGGGTACTTTTAGATTTTGAAGAGGGTAGCTTGTCTTTCTTCAGTGTGGGTGAAGACGGTGCTCTTACTTTACTGTACAGCTTCCAGCATGAGTTCTCTGAGCCGCTCTTCCCTGCTCTGGCTGTGTCCAAAACAAAGCTCACTATCTGTAACCTGTATGCTCGATCCACCTCAGACTGA